A single window of Oncorhynchus keta strain PuntledgeMale-10-30-2019 chromosome 34, Oket_V2, whole genome shotgun sequence DNA harbors:
- the LOC118366778 gene encoding GA-binding protein alpha chain-like isoform X2, with protein sequence MSKSETEEMIEIEIDGQEKQECLEEGVEEQTITSADLIQQDIDINEPIGNLKKLLEPRIQMSLDGYEICLQDIQLHPDHSLFDQGVKTDGTVQLSLQIITKPGEEKLNILEIVKPVETVEVVIDPDAAGEEGTLMEEGQLIAVEHSSLSDDTSEQVTRWAAALEGYRKEQVRLGIPYDPEQWTADQVIHWAVWVMKEFSIDEMEVGGIHIPGHDLCSFTQEEFLQRVPSGEILWSHLELLRKYVLASQDQEATVTIDQLQIIPAAVQTTPTTIKVLKQNRGPRTPRISGGEERSSPGNRTGNNGQIQLWQFLLELLTDKDARDCISWVGEEGEFKLNQPELVAQKWGQRKNKPTMNYEKLSRALRYYYDGDMISKVQGKRFVYKFVCDLRTLIGYSAAELNNLVTECEQKKLARIQLHGIGQPITTVTLATSAQDS encoded by the exons ATGTCTAAAAGTGAGACAGAGGAGATGATAGAGATTGAGATCGAcggacaggagaaacaggagtgCCTGGAGGAGGG GGTTGAGGAGCAGACCATTACATCAGCCGATCTGATCCAACAGGACATCGACATCAATGAGCCAATCGGTAACCTGAAGAAGCTCCTGGAGCCCCGTATCCAGATGTCATTGGATGGATATGAAATATGTCTACAGGACATCCAG ctgCATCCAGACCACAGCCTCTTTGATCAAGGAGTGAAGACAGACGGCACAGTGCAACTCAGTCTACAGATCATCACAAAGCCAG GCGAGGAGAAGCTGAACATCCTGGAGATCGTGAAGCCGGTGGAGACTGTGGAGGTGGTGATCGACCCGGATGCGGCAGGGGAGGAGGGCACCCTGATGGAGGAGGGCCAGCTGATTGCTGTGGAGCACTCCTCCCTGTCAGATGACACCTCGGAGCAGGTGACACGCTGGGCCGCCGCCCTGGAGGGCTACCGCAAGGAACAGGTCCGCCTGGGGATACCCTACG aCCCAGAACAGTGGACGGCGGACCAGGTGATCCACTGGGCCGTGTGGGTGATGAAGGAGTTCAGCATTGACGAGATGGAGGTGGGAGGGATTCACATCCCAGGTCATGACCTCTGTTCCTTCACCCAGGAAGAGTTCCTGCAGAGGGTCCCCAGTGGAGAGATCCTTTGGAGCCACTTAGAGCTGCTCCGCAAGT ATGTGTTAGCCAGTCAGGACCAGGAGGCCACAGTCACCATTGACCAAC TCCAGATCATCCCAGCTGCTGTGCAGACCACACCCACCACTATCAAGGTACTGAAGCAGAACCGCGGCCCCAGAACACCCCGCATCTCAGGAGGAGAGGAGCGCAGCTCACCTGGAAACCGTACAG GTAACAACGGTCAGATCCAGCTGTGGCAGTTCCTGTTGGAGCTGTTGACGGATAAGGATGCTAGAGACTGTATCTcctgggtgggagaggagggagagttcaAACTCAACCAGCCTGAACTGGTGGCACAGAAATGGGGCCAACGCAAGAACAAGCCCACCATGAACTATGAGAAACTCAGCCGAGCGCTCAG GTATTACTACGACGGGGACATGATCAGCAAGGTGCAGGGCAAGCGCTTCGTCTACAAGTTTGTGTGCGACCTGAGGACTTTGATTGGCTACAGCGCTGCTGAGCTCAACAACCTGGTGACTGAGTGTGAGCAGAAGAAGCTGGCCCGCATTCAGCTGCACGGGATTGGCCAGCCCATCACCACGGTGACACTGGCCACCTCAGCACAGGACAGCTGA
- the LOC118366778 gene encoding GA-binding protein alpha chain-like isoform X1: MSKSETEEMIEIEIDGQEKQECLEEGVEEQTITSADLIQQDIDINEPIGNLKKLLEPRIQMSLDGYEICLQDIQLHPDHSLFDQGVKTDGTVQLSLQIITKPGEEKLNILEIVKPVETVEVVIDPDAAGEEGTLMEEGQLIAVEHSSLSDDTSEQVTRWAAALEGYRKEQVRLGIPYDPEQWTADQVIHWAVWVMKEFSIDEMEVGGIHIPGHDLCSFTQEEFLQRVPSGEILWSHLELLRKYVLASQDQEATVTIDQQVQIIPAAVQTTPTTIKVLKQNRGPRTPRISGGEERSSPGNRTGNNGQIQLWQFLLELLTDKDARDCISWVGEEGEFKLNQPELVAQKWGQRKNKPTMNYEKLSRALRYYYDGDMISKVQGKRFVYKFVCDLRTLIGYSAAELNNLVTECEQKKLARIQLHGIGQPITTVTLATSAQDS; the protein is encoded by the exons ATGTCTAAAAGTGAGACAGAGGAGATGATAGAGATTGAGATCGAcggacaggagaaacaggagtgCCTGGAGGAGGG GGTTGAGGAGCAGACCATTACATCAGCCGATCTGATCCAACAGGACATCGACATCAATGAGCCAATCGGTAACCTGAAGAAGCTCCTGGAGCCCCGTATCCAGATGTCATTGGATGGATATGAAATATGTCTACAGGACATCCAG ctgCATCCAGACCACAGCCTCTTTGATCAAGGAGTGAAGACAGACGGCACAGTGCAACTCAGTCTACAGATCATCACAAAGCCAG GCGAGGAGAAGCTGAACATCCTGGAGATCGTGAAGCCGGTGGAGACTGTGGAGGTGGTGATCGACCCGGATGCGGCAGGGGAGGAGGGCACCCTGATGGAGGAGGGCCAGCTGATTGCTGTGGAGCACTCCTCCCTGTCAGATGACACCTCGGAGCAGGTGACACGCTGGGCCGCCGCCCTGGAGGGCTACCGCAAGGAACAGGTCCGCCTGGGGATACCCTACG aCCCAGAACAGTGGACGGCGGACCAGGTGATCCACTGGGCCGTGTGGGTGATGAAGGAGTTCAGCATTGACGAGATGGAGGTGGGAGGGATTCACATCCCAGGTCATGACCTCTGTTCCTTCACCCAGGAAGAGTTCCTGCAGAGGGTCCCCAGTGGAGAGATCCTTTGGAGCCACTTAGAGCTGCTCCGCAAGT ATGTGTTAGCCAGTCAGGACCAGGAGGCCACAGTCACCATTGACCAAC AAGTCCAGATCATCCCAGCTGCTGTGCAGACCACACCCACCACTATCAAGGTACTGAAGCAGAACCGCGGCCCCAGAACACCCCGCATCTCAGGAGGAGAGGAGCGCAGCTCACCTGGAAACCGTACAG GTAACAACGGTCAGATCCAGCTGTGGCAGTTCCTGTTGGAGCTGTTGACGGATAAGGATGCTAGAGACTGTATCTcctgggtgggagaggagggagagttcaAACTCAACCAGCCTGAACTGGTGGCACAGAAATGGGGCCAACGCAAGAACAAGCCCACCATGAACTATGAGAAACTCAGCCGAGCGCTCAG GTATTACTACGACGGGGACATGATCAGCAAGGTGCAGGGCAAGCGCTTCGTCTACAAGTTTGTGTGCGACCTGAGGACTTTGATTGGCTACAGCGCTGCTGAGCTCAACAACCTGGTGACTGAGTGTGAGCAGAAGAAGCTGGCCCGCATTCAGCTGCACGGGATTGGCCAGCCCATCACCACGGTGACACTGGCCACCTCAGCACAGGACAGCTGA